The following are from one region of the Halomonas qaidamensis genome:
- the ruvC gene encoding crossover junction endodeoxyribonuclease RuvC — protein MDEKQPVPAIRILGIDPGSRITGYGVIDLVGVKPHYVSSGCIRTTDGPLEQRLAQIYAGLSEVVGLHRPNTVAIERVFMAKNPDSALKLGQARGTALVCIANHGLNIAEYAARQIKQAVTGQGGADKSQVQHMVTAILQLSSTPQADAADALAIALTHAYAGHGLLPVSSTARGGRRRSTGRWRL, from the coding sequence ATGGATGAAAAGCAGCCCGTCCCTGCGATTAGAATTTTGGGTATCGATCCAGGTTCGCGTATCACAGGCTATGGTGTCATCGATTTAGTGGGTGTTAAGCCTCATTATGTCTCCAGTGGCTGTATTAGAACCACCGATGGCCCTTTAGAGCAGCGCTTAGCGCAAATTTATGCAGGCTTGAGCGAAGTGGTCGGGTTACATCGACCCAATACAGTGGCAATTGAGCGCGTCTTTATGGCTAAAAACCCTGATTCAGCGCTGAAGCTTGGTCAAGCACGGGGCACAGCACTTGTTTGCATTGCGAATCACGGCTTAAACATTGCGGAATACGCAGCAAGACAGATCAAACAAGCCGTTACAGGTCAGGGCGGTGCGGATAAAAGCCAAGTTCAGCATATGGTAACCGCCATTCTCCAGCTATCATCAACGCCACAGGCTGACGCTGCGGACGCGCTAGCAATCGCGCTTACCCATGCCTACGCTGGGCATGGTCTTTTACCAGTATCGTCTACTGCTAGAGGTGGCCGTAGGCGCAGTACCGGTCGATGGCGGCTTTAG
- a CDS encoding FmdB family zinc ribbon protein, giving the protein MPIYEYECKACGHRMEKLQKISADPLKDCPACQGASLERLVSAAGFRLAGGGWYETDFKTGSKKNLAADGQSTSSAGATNDTSSASTKKGAAA; this is encoded by the coding sequence ATGCCCATCTATGAGTACGAGTGCAAGGCCTGCGGTCATCGCATGGAAAAATTGCAGAAAATCAGCGCGGATCCGCTGAAGGATTGCCCCGCGTGCCAGGGAGCCAGTCTTGAGCGCTTGGTCTCAGCAGCTGGTTTCCGCCTTGCTGGCGGCGGTTGGTATGAAACCGATTTTAAAACAGGAAGTAAGAAAAACTTGGCGGCAGATGGCCAATCTACTTCCAGCGCTGGTGCTACAAACGATACCAGTAGCGCATCAACGAAAAAGGGCGCCGCGGCTTAG
- a CDS encoding D-2-hydroxyacid dehydrogenase, producing the protein MPNAVMLDAESLGADIDLTAIRHIVNHLEVYQQSTYEQASERLAEADIAIVNKVVLNAETLATLPKLKLICVLATGLNNIDLHTAKAQNIMVKNVTAYGTASVSQHTLMLMLALANRLPRYQADIAQGEWQRSDFFCLQGHPTLQLSDKHLVMVGQGELGTEVARLAEAFGMKVTFAARPGNETDDKRPSLDDLLPTADIISLHCPLNETTKHLINRTRLASAKPSLLLINCARGGIIDEEAALEALRDGKIGGLAVDVLPTEPPKEGHPLLTALAEGEALNLIVTPHNAWITPEARQNIVALTADNIKQWQSEAN; encoded by the coding sequence ATGCCCAATGCGGTAATGCTAGATGCCGAGAGCTTAGGTGCGGATATCGATCTCACAGCAATTCGTCACATTGTTAATCATTTAGAGGTGTATCAGCAAAGTACCTACGAGCAAGCAAGTGAGCGCTTGGCGGAGGCGGACATAGCGATTGTCAACAAGGTTGTACTGAACGCAGAAACACTAGCAACACTGCCTAAACTGAAGCTGATATGTGTGCTAGCTACTGGGCTTAACAACATTGACCTTCACACAGCTAAAGCCCAGAACATAATGGTAAAAAACGTCACTGCCTACGGAACAGCTAGTGTCTCTCAGCATACGTTAATGCTAATGCTGGCATTGGCAAATCGGTTGCCACGCTATCAAGCCGACATTGCTCAAGGTGAATGGCAGCGCAGCGATTTCTTTTGCTTACAAGGCCACCCAACGCTACAACTGTCGGATAAGCATTTAGTAATGGTCGGCCAAGGGGAGCTAGGAACCGAGGTGGCGCGCTTAGCTGAAGCGTTTGGTATGAAAGTAACCTTTGCTGCTCGACCTGGAAATGAAACAGACGACAAACGCCCCTCTCTCGACGACTTATTACCGACGGCAGATATTATTAGCTTGCATTGCCCGCTTAACGAAACAACCAAGCACCTTATCAATCGCACACGATTGGCAAGCGCAAAGCCATCACTACTACTTATTAACTGTGCTCGTGGTGGCATTATTGACGAGGAAGCCGCGCTTGAAGCGCTTCGCGATGGAAAAATTGGCGGGCTAGCGGTTGATGTGCTTCCCACAGAGCCGCCGAAAGAAGGCCATCCTCTATTAACTGCGTTAGCAGAAGGCGAGGCACTCAATTTGATAGTGACTCCTCATAATGCCTGGATTACGCCAGAGGCTCGCCAAAATATTGTGGCCCTCACAGCTGATAATATAAAACAGTGGCAAAGTGAGGCGAATTAA
- the tolQ gene encoding protein TolQ, producing the protein MNDNTMSIPHLIMSASTVVQLVMLLLVVGSILSWVVIFQRSIALRRAKQEYNQFEESFWSGVDLNELYREIPADDPHYGAEHIFQAGFREFNRLMPKTRNPDTILEGVQRSMRVAWSREEDRLTQHLVFLATVASASPYIGLFGTVWGIMGSFQSLSMTQQATLATVAPWIAEALIATAMGLFAAIPAVIFYNRLSNDAARLLGKYEDFAEEFHAILHRNLQGRESKSSAS; encoded by the coding sequence GTGAACGATAACACCATGTCTATTCCCCACTTGATAATGAGTGCCAGCACGGTTGTTCAGCTGGTGATGTTGCTGCTGGTGGTGGGTTCAATCCTCTCATGGGTGGTTATTTTCCAACGTAGCATTGCCCTACGTAGGGCAAAACAGGAATACAACCAATTTGAAGAATCGTTTTGGTCGGGGGTCGATTTAAACGAGCTGTATCGAGAAATTCCCGCGGATGACCCGCACTATGGTGCAGAACATATCTTTCAGGCAGGCTTCCGTGAATTTAATCGCTTAATGCCAAAAACACGTAACCCCGACACAATCTTGGAAGGTGTGCAGCGTAGTATGCGCGTTGCCTGGTCTCGAGAAGAAGATCGCCTAACTCAGCACTTGGTGTTTCTTGCCACCGTCGCGTCAGCGAGCCCTTACATTGGCTTGTTTGGCACGGTGTGGGGAATCATGGGTTCCTTTCAATCCCTTTCGATGACACAACAAGCTACGCTGGCTACCGTTGCCCCGTGGATTGCTGAGGCGCTAATCGCAACAGCAATGGGTCTTTTTGCAGCTATCCCAGCGGTGATTTTCTATAACCGCCTATCTAATGATGCTGCACGCTTGCTGGGTAAGTACGAAGACTTTGCCGAGGAATTTCACGCCATTTTGCATCGTAATTTGCAAGGCCGTGAAAGTAAGTCCAGCGCTAGCTAA
- the ruvB gene encoding Holliday junction branch migration DNA helicase RuvB — translation MLEHDRLIAAQPEHGEGRIDHAIRPKHLKDYIGQPRVREQLEIFMGAAKLRQESLDHTLVFGPPGLGKTTLANIIATEMGVGLKSTSGPVLERAGDLAAMLTNLEPGDVLFIDEIHRLSPVVEEVLYPAMEDFQLDIMIGEGPAARSIKLDLPRFTLVGATTRAGLLTSPLRDRFGIVQRLEFYNLEELTEIVTRSARLLGVETSYEGAVEVARRSRGTPRIANRLLRRVRDYAEIKGNGIVDVTLADAALNMLNVDHHGLDHMDRRLLLAMIDKFDGGPVGVDSISAAISEERGTIEDVIEPYLIQQGLMMRTPRGRVVTRQAWLHFNKTPHENAIDPEGERRP, via the coding sequence ATGTTAGAACATGACCGATTAATTGCAGCACAGCCCGAGCACGGGGAAGGGCGTATTGATCATGCGATTCGTCCTAAACATCTCAAGGATTATATTGGGCAACCACGCGTACGTGAGCAGCTCGAAATCTTCATGGGGGCTGCAAAACTACGTCAGGAAAGCCTAGATCATACCTTGGTATTTGGCCCGCCAGGGCTTGGTAAAACAACGCTTGCTAATATTATTGCTACTGAGATGGGGGTAGGGCTGAAATCAACTTCTGGCCCCGTGCTTGAGCGTGCAGGTGATTTGGCAGCCATGCTGACAAATCTAGAACCCGGTGATGTACTGTTTATTGATGAAATTCATCGCCTGTCCCCTGTGGTAGAGGAAGTACTGTACCCGGCGATGGAAGATTTTCAGTTAGACATTATGATTGGCGAGGGGCCAGCAGCCCGTTCAATCAAGCTCGATTTGCCTCGTTTTACCTTGGTGGGCGCGACAACGCGCGCAGGCCTACTAACTTCCCCCCTACGTGACCGCTTTGGCATTGTACAGCGGCTGGAGTTTTACAATCTCGAAGAACTTACTGAGATTGTCACGCGCTCGGCTCGCTTGCTTGGTGTAGAAACCAGCTATGAAGGAGCAGTAGAAGTCGCACGACGCTCAAGAGGGACCCCTCGTATCGCCAATAGACTGCTGCGTCGGGTGCGTGACTACGCAGAAATAAAGGGCAATGGCATCGTTGATGTAACGCTCGCCGATGCAGCCCTTAATATGCTAAATGTCGATCACCATGGGCTGGATCATATGGATCGGCGCCTTTTACTGGCAATGATCGATAAATTTGATGGCGGCCCTGTCGGGGTAGATTCGATTTCAGCGGCTATCAGTGAAGAGCGCGGCACCATTGAAGATGTCATCGAGCCTTACTTGATCCAGCAAGGACTAATGATGCGCACACCAAGAGGACGTGTAGTGACGCGACAAGCATGGTTACACTTCAATAAAACGCCTCACGAGAATGCTATTGACCCAGAGGGAGAGCGTCGCCCATGA
- the tolB gene encoding Tol-Pal system beta propeller repeat protein TolB has translation MQTISKVWLLCVLLFVSSYANANLTIEITRGSDQALPIGVVPFAGGDNMPEDVAQIIQDNLERSGFFAPLERDAMFDRPNQADDVEFGTWRSLDVRYLVVGRAQQTDSGYQIQFELMDISGQRRMISETVTASTNDLRGAAHYISDQIFEEITDIRGAFSTRIAYVTAQGLGDNMQFGLYVADADGRNSQQILTSDQPIMSPAWSPDGRKLAYVSFETERPAIYIQDVSTGQRVQATSFEGINGAPTWSPDGRRIAMSLSKDGQPEIYILDINNRSVERITQNSSIDTEPAWAPDGRSLLFTSDRSGGPQIYEYSLGSGEANRITFTGNYNARARYSPDGEYIFLIHRSSRGYQVARQERDGGRLVVISETTRDESPSVAPNGTMVIFATQQGSNGVLSAVSADGRSSFRLPAAQGDVRDPAWSPFLN, from the coding sequence ATGCAAACCATAAGCAAAGTATGGCTATTGTGTGTACTGCTTTTTGTGAGTAGTTACGCAAATGCAAACCTAACGATCGAGATAACACGAGGGAGTGATCAGGCCTTACCGATCGGTGTTGTACCCTTTGCAGGAGGCGACAATATGCCTGAGGACGTCGCTCAAATCATTCAGGATAATCTCGAACGCAGTGGCTTTTTTGCGCCCTTAGAACGCGATGCCATGTTTGATAGGCCAAACCAAGCGGATGACGTTGAATTTGGAACTTGGCGTTCGCTAGACGTGCGATATTTAGTGGTAGGTCGTGCGCAACAAACGGATAGCGGTTATCAGATTCAGTTTGAGCTAATGGATATTAGTGGGCAGCGTCGCATGATTAGTGAAACGGTTACTGCGAGCACAAATGATTTACGTGGAGCCGCACACTATATTAGTGATCAAATTTTTGAAGAGATCACCGATATCCGAGGAGCTTTCTCTACTCGGATTGCCTATGTCACCGCGCAAGGGCTTGGCGATAACATGCAATTTGGCCTGTATGTTGCCGATGCTGATGGGCGTAATAGCCAACAGATACTTACTTCAGACCAGCCGATTATGTCGCCCGCTTGGTCTCCTGATGGTCGTAAGCTTGCTTATGTTTCTTTCGAAACAGAGCGCCCAGCGATCTATATTCAAGATGTCTCGACTGGTCAGCGGGTCCAGGCTACGTCTTTTGAAGGCATTAATGGCGCCCCAACATGGTCACCGGATGGCCGCCGCATCGCGATGTCATTGTCTAAAGATGGACAACCTGAAATTTATATTCTAGATATCAATAATCGCTCGGTAGAACGTATTACTCAAAATAGCAGTATTGATACCGAGCCCGCTTGGGCACCGGATGGGCGTAGCTTACTATTTACCTCTGACCGTAGCGGCGGACCACAAATTTATGAGTATTCACTAGGTAGCGGTGAGGCAAACCGCATAACGTTTACAGGCAACTATAATGCCCGCGCGCGTTACTCTCCTGATGGTGAGTACATCTTTTTGATTCACCGCTCTAGCCGTGGTTATCAAGTTGCACGGCAAGAACGTGATGGAGGACGCCTTGTTGTCATAAGTGAAACAACAAGAGATGAATCTCCTAGTGTTGCCCCGAACGGGACCATGGTAATCTTCGCTACCCAACAGGGTAGCAATGGGGTATTAAGTGCCGTTTCAGCGGATGGCCGCTCGTCATTTAGATTACCCGCAGCGCAGGGTGATGTCCGTGATCCCGCGTGGTCACCTTTTTTAAATTAA
- the ruvA gene encoding Holliday junction branch migration protein RuvA — translation MIGRINGFLLEKHPPWIVVDVHGVGYELEASMNTLIALPAVGESVSMYTHLTIRDDAHLLYGFGREQERALFRALIKVNGVGPKLALAILSGMDEAAFMRCIRDDDSKALTKLPGVGKKTAERLIIEMRDRFPEWENGADAPLALEATNGEPAPRDTLADAEAALVSLGYKLTEASKMLADINPKQSTEAIIKAALTKRMAG, via the coding sequence ATGATCGGTCGTATCAATGGTTTTTTATTAGAAAAGCATCCCCCTTGGATAGTAGTAGATGTACATGGCGTCGGTTACGAGCTAGAAGCCTCCATGAACACATTAATAGCGCTCCCTGCTGTGGGAGAGAGCGTATCTATGTATACGCACCTTACGATTCGTGATGATGCCCATTTGCTTTACGGTTTCGGGCGTGAGCAAGAGCGCGCATTGTTTCGGGCCTTAATTAAAGTCAACGGCGTAGGGCCTAAACTAGCATTAGCCATCCTTTCTGGTATGGACGAAGCCGCGTTTATGCGCTGTATCCGTGACGACGATAGCAAAGCACTGACGAAACTTCCTGGCGTTGGTAAAAAAACCGCAGAGCGGTTAATTATTGAAATGCGTGATCGCTTCCCTGAATGGGAAAACGGGGCGGATGCGCCCCTAGCTTTAGAAGCGACCAATGGTGAACCTGCTCCACGCGACACACTGGCAGATGCAGAAGCTGCCCTGGTAAGTTTGGGCTATAAGCTCACTGAAGCATCAAAGATGTTGGCTGATATCAACCCTAAGCAGTCAACAGAGGCAATTATTAAAGCCGCGCTGACCAAACGCATGGCTGGGTAA
- the aspS gene encoding aspartate--tRNA ligase → MRSHYCGQLNETLVEQTVTVCGWVHRRRDHGGVIFLDMRDRDGIAQFVVDPDTAEAFANADRARSEYVLRITGRVRLRPEGTQNPNMPTGMIEVLAKEVEVLNTAATPPFQLDEHNKVGEEVRLKHRYIDLRRPDMIEKLRLRSRISHNVRAYLENQGFLDIETPVLTRATPEGARDYLVPSRTHAGSFFALPQSPQLFKQLLMVAGFDRYYQIAKCFRDEDLRADRQPEFTQIDIEASFVEEDDIMDITEAMIRQLFQEVMSVELPEFPRMTWQEAMDRFGSDKPDLRIPLELTDVDDLMKQVDFKVFSGPASAEDGRVAALKVPGGAKLSRKEIDEYTKFVGIYGAKGLAWIKVNERAKGLEGLQSPIVKFMENIVEELLDRVGAEDGDIIFFGADKARIVNEAIGALRVKLGADLELYTQAWAPLWVVDFPMFEADDNGRLSPLHHPFTAPSCSPEALKADPASALSRAYDMVLNGTELGGGSIRIHDQTMQSTVFEILGIGQEEAQEKFGFLLDALQYGAPPHGGLAFGLDRLVMLMAGAKTIREVIAFPKTQSAGCLMTDAPGEVSADQLKDLNIRLRQKAKAETTSE, encoded by the coding sequence ATGCGCAGCCATTATTGCGGCCAGCTTAACGAAACTTTGGTGGAACAAACGGTCACTGTCTGCGGTTGGGTTCATCGCCGCCGTGATCATGGTGGGGTCATCTTTCTAGATATGCGCGATCGCGATGGCATCGCTCAGTTCGTTGTCGACCCTGACACTGCCGAAGCATTTGCTAATGCTGACCGTGCTCGCAGTGAGTACGTACTTCGTATTACTGGCCGTGTCCGGCTGCGCCCTGAAGGAACGCAAAACCCCAATATGCCAACGGGCATGATTGAGGTATTAGCTAAAGAGGTGGAAGTACTCAACACTGCTGCCACACCCCCTTTTCAGCTGGATGAACATAACAAAGTAGGCGAGGAAGTTCGCTTAAAGCATCGTTATATCGATCTTCGTCGTCCGGATATGATTGAGAAGCTACGCTTGCGTTCGCGTATTTCTCATAACGTTCGCGCCTATTTGGAAAACCAAGGCTTCTTGGATATCGAGACGCCGGTATTAACTCGCGCTACGCCCGAAGGTGCCCGCGACTACCTAGTTCCTAGCCGAACTCATGCAGGCAGCTTCTTTGCACTACCACAGTCACCACAGTTGTTTAAACAGCTGTTAATGGTGGCTGGTTTTGACCGTTACTACCAAATAGCAAAATGTTTCCGTGATGAAGATTTGCGCGCTGACCGTCAGCCCGAATTCACGCAAATTGATATCGAAGCCTCTTTTGTCGAAGAAGACGACATCATGGACATTACCGAAGCCATGATTCGTCAACTCTTCCAAGAAGTGATGAGCGTTGAGCTGCCTGAGTTTCCACGCATGACGTGGCAAGAAGCCATGGATCGTTTTGGTTCTGATAAGCCGGATCTACGCATTCCGCTAGAGTTGACCGATGTTGACGATCTGATGAAGCAGGTTGACTTCAAGGTTTTCTCAGGTCCAGCAAGTGCTGAAGATGGCCGTGTAGCGGCATTGAAAGTGCCCGGTGGTGCCAAACTGTCGCGTAAAGAAATCGATGAATACACTAAGTTCGTTGGTATTTACGGTGCAAAAGGCCTGGCATGGATTAAAGTCAATGAGCGCGCAAAAGGGCTTGAGGGTCTGCAGTCGCCGATTGTTAAGTTCATGGAAAACATCGTTGAAGAGCTGCTTGATCGGGTCGGAGCTGAAGATGGCGACATCATTTTCTTCGGTGCCGACAAAGCGCGCATCGTCAATGAGGCAATTGGTGCATTACGCGTCAAGTTAGGTGCCGACCTTGAGCTTTACACCCAGGCGTGGGCACCATTATGGGTTGTTGATTTCCCGATGTTTGAAGCGGATGACAACGGTCGTCTTAGCCCGCTACACCATCCATTCACAGCCCCTTCTTGCTCGCCAGAAGCGCTGAAAGCTGACCCTGCAAGCGCACTTTCACGCGCTTACGATATGGTGCTTAACGGTACCGAGCTAGGCGGTGGTTCCATTCGTATTCACGATCAAACCATGCAGAGCACAGTGTTTGAAATTTTGGGAATTGGCCAAGAAGAAGCGCAAGAAAAATTTGGCTTCTTGCTGGATGCACTCCAGTATGGCGCACCTCCCCATGGCGGCCTAGCGTTCGGTTTAGATCGCCTAGTCATGCTGATGGCCGGCGCTAAGACAATTCGTGAAGTCATTGCCTTCCCGAAAACCCAAAGTGCCGGCTGCTTAATGACCGACGCACCGGGTGAAGTCAGCGCAGACCAGTTGAAAGACCTAAATATCCGCCTGCGCCAAAAAGCAAAAGCAGAAACCACCAGCGAATAA
- the tolA gene encoding cell envelope integrity protein TolA codes for MAVKPPRDPQDVGYTWPTVLAVAVHLLVVFFSLVSLPSSTTEPDSSSIVQATFVSTETFTDQAQQATEQQAALNSSSEPDEAEPAPEPDTSEQEALQQQADEAAAREEAQAQAEEQARELQEAQAQAEAEAQRRAEEAQRLAEQQEVEAQAREDAQREAEAEAQRQREAEAEAQRQREAEAEAQRQREAEAEAQRQREAEAEAQRQREAEAEAQRQREAEAEAQRQREAEAEAQRQREAEAEAQRQREAEAEAQRQREAEAEAQRQREAEAEAQRQREAEAARQRQLEGEAQAAANAQQAQQAANSFINIVRRAVEQAWLIPAGASDTMSATIQVRLGPSGEVLLTTIASSSGDSAFDRSAMQAVEHAAPFSELRDLPAEQQRNLRQFNLRFTPGDVR; via the coding sequence ATGGCAGTTAAACCACCACGTGACCCGCAGGATGTTGGCTATACTTGGCCTACCGTTCTAGCGGTTGCAGTGCATCTATTAGTAGTGTTTTTTAGTTTAGTGAGTTTGCCAAGCTCTACAACAGAACCAGACTCTTCGTCTATTGTGCAAGCTACCTTCGTCAGTACTGAGACATTTACCGATCAGGCCCAGCAGGCAACGGAGCAACAGGCTGCACTTAATAGTTCGAGTGAACCTGACGAAGCTGAACCAGCGCCTGAACCTGATACAAGTGAACAAGAAGCCTTACAACAGCAAGCCGATGAAGCTGCTGCGAGAGAAGAGGCTCAAGCGCAGGCAGAAGAGCAAGCACGCGAGCTTCAAGAGGCTCAAGCTCAGGCCGAAGCTGAAGCGCAGCGAAGGGCAGAAGAAGCCCAGCGTCTAGCCGAACAGCAAGAGGTAGAAGCTCAAGCTCGGGAAGACGCTCAACGTGAAGCTGAGGCAGAAGCCCAACGCCAGCGTGAAGCCGAGGCAGAAGCCCAACGCCAACGTGAGGCCGAGGCAGAAGCCCAACGCCAGCGTGAAGCCGAGGCAGAAGCCCAACGCCAGCGTGAAGCCGAGGCAGAAGCCCAACGCCAGCGTGAAGCCGAGGCAGAAGCCCAACGCCAGCGTGAAGCCGAGGCAGAAGCCCAGCGCCAACGTGAAGCTGAGGCAGAAGCCCAGCGCCAGCGTGAAGCCGAGGCAGAAGCCCAACGCCAGCGTGAAGCCGAGGCAGAAGCCCAACGCCAGCGTGAAGCTGAGGCAGAAGCCCAACGCCAGCGTGAAGCTGAGGCAGAAGCCCAACGCCAGCGTGAAGCCGAGGCAGCTAGGCAGCGTCAGCTAGAAGGGGAAGCTCAGGCTGCCGCTAATGCACAGCAGGCTCAGCAAGCCGCGAATAGTTTTATTAATATTGTGCGTCGTGCGGTAGAGCAAGCATGGTTAATTCCAGCGGGAGCTAGTGACACGATGAGTGCTACGATTCAAGTAAGGCTTGGCCCGTCAGGAGAAGTCCTTTTAACCACTATCGCCTCATCGAGCGGTGATAGCGCCTTTGACCGATCTGCGATGCAGGCCGTAGAACACGCTGCACCGTTCAGCGAGCTGAGGGACTTGCCCGCAGAGCAGCAGCGCAATTTACGTCAATTTAATCTGCGATTTACCCCGGGGGATGTTCGCTGA
- the tolR gene encoding protein TolR has protein sequence MQGPFNRSGNKKPMAEINVVPFIDVMLVLLVIFMITAPMLTQGVQVDLPQVTSEPIESQEESDPIIISVDREGGYFITLGEDSTSVSLEQMSERVVAILQRRPGTPVMVRGDRNVPYGQIVLLMSTLQRSGVANVGLLSEPPQDG, from the coding sequence ATGCAAGGCCCGTTTAATCGTAGCGGCAATAAAAAGCCGATGGCGGAAATCAACGTAGTGCCCTTCATTGATGTCATGCTGGTTTTGCTGGTGATCTTCATGATTACCGCACCGATGCTGACGCAAGGGGTACAAGTAGACCTTCCACAAGTCACCTCAGAGCCGATTGAAAGCCAAGAAGAAAGTGACCCAATCATCATTTCAGTTGATCGAGAGGGTGGTTATTTCATTACGTTAGGTGAAGACTCAACGTCTGTTTCGCTTGAACAAATGTCCGAACGGGTAGTAGCAATATTGCAGCGTCGACCTGGCACGCCAGTCATGGTGCGTGGTGACCGCAATGTGCCTTATGGACAAATAGTGTTATTGATGAGCACACTACAACGTTCAGGTGTTGCTAATGTAGGGCTGTTATCTGAGCCACCACAAGATGGTTAA
- the ybgC gene encoding tol-pal system-associated acyl-CoA thioesterase, translated as MKNGATMPVRVYMEDTDAGGIVYYVNYLKFMERARSEWLRTLGLNQQTLLDAGTQLVVYRLACHYSKPARLDDSLIVSTTVESVGKCRMTFLQQVQRDEELLCAATVEIACLCADKMRPKAWPQALKALR; from the coding sequence ATGAAAAATGGGGCCACGATGCCGGTGCGAGTATATATGGAAGATACTGACGCCGGCGGAATTGTCTACTACGTTAACTATTTGAAGTTTATGGAGCGTGCTCGTAGCGAGTGGTTGCGTACATTAGGGCTTAATCAGCAAACGTTACTAGACGCAGGTACCCAGCTAGTGGTATATCGCCTAGCCTGCCACTACAGCAAGCCAGCTCGCTTAGATGACTCGCTTATTGTCAGCACAACTGTTGAGAGTGTTGGCAAATGCCGCATGACTTTTTTACAGCAAGTTCAGCGAGATGAGGAACTCTTATGCGCTGCTACAGTCGAGATAGCCTGCCTGTGCGCAGACAAGATGCGGCCTAAGGCATGGCCACAAGCATTGAAAGCACTTAGATGA
- the yccX gene encoding acylphosphatase yields the protein MSTCCVRAYVTGKVQGVWFRRSTQEQALQRGLTGYAKNLPDGHVEVVLCGDSAAVSALTEWLWQGPEGARVTHVTIEVLDDHRAPDHFATY from the coding sequence ATGTCGACTTGTTGTGTGCGTGCCTATGTAACGGGGAAAGTGCAGGGAGTATGGTTTCGGCGATCAACACAAGAGCAAGCGCTACAACGAGGCCTAACGGGGTATGCTAAAAATCTACCTGACGGGCATGTTGAAGTCGTTCTATGCGGTGATTCAGCGGCTGTGTCTGCTCTAACAGAGTGGCTATGGCAGGGGCCAGAAGGAGCGCGAGTCACCCATGTCACAATTGAAGTACTGGATGATCACCGCGCTCCTGATCATTTCGCTACTTATTAA